From one Luteolibacter sp. SL250 genomic stretch:
- a CDS encoding ATP-binding protein gives MTQSIKTQASPENIGHPTGEISVELSTRFLEHFSEQMYSSPQKAFEELISNSWDAGADYVDVRIPDDLSNPSATMSVLDNGHSMNEEGLRQLWHIAFSPKKGNPVSHGRKVIGKFGIGKLATYVLASKMTYICRAADGVIRRVTMDYGSIDAQKDSEKLIRDLKIDLFEVNESEVSEALGPVEGGAEILEIIAKNFPTSQAHTYEDEFGAPKSTLTKAASNTWTLVILSELKPAGRALKKGILGRMLQAALPFGSEMGINMNGSPLTSSKAALPKMKEWQIGPGLGIDHVEIYDESESPAEQSEASNPTIPTTPKRYTVTYGSNPVPHANVEGIGMVTGCSILFEDRVATGKSEERGASNGFSVNILGRVVNQGDPSFGEKNLSHAAWARFRMNVRADGLNDLITTDREKFKNDERLLVFRAFLRRVFNKARSFYDSDANAGMPDGGDLLVKSLGVLSLNPLRNVVSEALRSHQPMLPGLFDERGIGDREAARRSWQENTGENIKSALDVVKYEKIDDDSFVQFRISDNTIVVNSDHPFVVEHSRSKAEKELMRTMAMVSLLSDVFALDIGIEPAAIQSIREYRDRLMRFRAMQSRSSGTHIAKLLLQTQHDSDNSKYLEAVLSDALRYLGFHVVDMAKPGEPEGLAKAFASPSTILPTAAEPNPPLYSFSFDAKSTKHDRAATNNLNLAGISDHMKQHKANYALVVAPGFSEGSLVARCTQQQITPMIASDLGKLLEYTVRHGAIPLTKLREMFQFYDPNDLSRWVEELEPWLVQQRPLTLDTFLKALELLKGKIPDALPAEMIAYVCRENLGAVSVVGPHVVALAKGLAILVPDLVGVDIDKIVVNANAGKVAAAVMAQLEKLHDTNPIEDTTTTV, from the coding sequence GACTACGTGGACGTCAGAATACCCGATGACCTTTCCAATCCTTCAGCGACAATGTCCGTCCTCGACAACGGACATTCCATGAATGAGGAGGGCCTCCGGCAACTCTGGCACATAGCGTTTTCTCCCAAAAAAGGGAATCCGGTTTCTCACGGAAGAAAAGTCATTGGAAAATTTGGTATCGGTAAATTAGCCACTTACGTTCTCGCATCAAAAATGACTTACATCTGCCGAGCTGCAGACGGTGTTATTCGTCGGGTAACTATGGATTATGGCAGTATCGACGCGCAGAAAGATTCCGAGAAACTCATCAGAGACTTGAAGATCGATTTGTTTGAAGTGAACGAATCGGAAGTATCGGAGGCCCTTGGTCCAGTTGAAGGTGGAGCGGAGATACTGGAAATCATCGCGAAAAATTTCCCGACCTCTCAGGCCCATACCTACGAAGACGAGTTCGGTGCACCGAAATCTACTCTCACTAAGGCTGCTAGCAACACGTGGACGCTTGTCATTCTATCAGAATTGAAGCCCGCCGGTCGCGCACTTAAAAAGGGAATTTTGGGCCGGATGCTTCAGGCTGCGTTGCCATTCGGAAGTGAGATGGGAATAAATATGAATGGAAGTCCATTGACCTCCTCAAAGGCAGCTTTGCCCAAAATGAAGGAGTGGCAAATAGGACCGGGTCTAGGCATTGACCATGTAGAAATTTACGATGAGTCAGAATCTCCAGCTGAGCAATCGGAAGCTAGTAATCCCACGATTCCCACAACCCCTAAGCGCTACACGGTCACTTACGGTTCTAATCCAGTTCCTCACGCCAATGTTGAAGGCATAGGTATGGTGACAGGTTGTTCAATCTTGTTCGAGGATCGTGTAGCAACGGGAAAAAGCGAAGAACGAGGCGCATCGAATGGATTTAGTGTTAATATCTTAGGAAGAGTGGTTAACCAAGGTGATCCCAGCTTTGGAGAGAAGAATCTCAGCCACGCAGCATGGGCACGATTTCGAATGAATGTGAGGGCCGATGGCCTGAACGATCTAATAACAACAGATCGTGAAAAATTCAAAAACGATGAACGCCTGCTGGTTTTCAGAGCTTTCTTACGCCGAGTATTCAACAAAGCTCGGTCATTTTACGATAGCGATGCTAATGCAGGAATGCCCGACGGTGGAGATCTCTTGGTGAAATCTCTTGGAGTGCTCTCTCTAAACCCACTTCGTAACGTCGTCTCCGAAGCACTTAGATCCCATCAGCCTATGCTTCCTGGCCTTTTCGACGAGAGAGGAATCGGTGACAGGGAGGCTGCTCGCCGCTCATGGCAGGAGAACACTGGCGAAAATATCAAGTCCGCGCTCGACGTCGTGAAATACGAAAAGATCGATGACGACAGTTTTGTCCAATTTCGTATTTCTGACAATACTATAGTGGTCAACTCTGATCATCCCTTCGTTGTAGAGCATAGCCGCTCTAAAGCCGAAAAGGAACTAATGCGAACGATGGCTATGGTAAGCTTACTTTCGGACGTTTTCGCTCTGGATATCGGCATTGAACCGGCTGCCATTCAAAGCATTAGGGAGTATAGAGACCGACTTATGAGGTTCCGAGCAATGCAGTCCAGAAGTTCCGGGACACATATTGCTAAGCTCCTTCTTCAGACTCAACACGATAGCGACAACAGTAAGTATCTTGAAGCCGTGCTTTCTGACGCACTTCGGTATCTTGGATTTCACGTTGTAGACATGGCGAAGCCCGGAGAGCCGGAAGGCCTAGCTAAAGCCTTTGCATCTCCGAGCACTATCCTACCCACCGCGGCCGAGCCAAATCCTCCGCTTTACAGCTTTTCTTTTGATGCCAAGAGCACAAAACATGATCGAGCAGCCACAAACAATTTGAATCTTGCGGGCATAAGTGATCATATGAAGCAACATAAGGCGAACTACGCCCTCGTTGTTGCGCCCGGATTTAGCGAGGGGTCCCTCGTGGCACGATGCACCCAGCAGCAAATTACTCCAATGATCGCCTCGGATCTTGGGAAGCTCCTTGAATACACGGTTCGTCACGGAGCCATACCACTGACGAAACTCCGGGAAATGTTTCAATTCTACGACCCCAATGACCTCTCTCGTTGGGTCGAGGAACTAGAGCCATGGCTGGTTCAACAACGACCTCTAACTCTAGATACCTTTTTGAAGGCTCTAGAACTCCTCAAAGGCAAAATACCTGATGCATTGCCGGCAGAAATGATTGCCTATGTATGCAGAGAAAATTTAGGAGCGGTTTCGGTTGTTGGGCCTCACGTTGTTGCTCTTGCAAAGGGTTTGGCGATACTCGTGCCAGACCTTGTAGGCGTGGATATCGACAAAATCGTGGTAAATGCTAATGCGGGGAAGGTAGCCGCTGCCGTAATGGCCCAGCTCGAAAAACTTCACGACACAAACCCCATCGAAGACACGACGACAACAGTCTAA
- a CDS encoding recombinase family protein gives MRSSKSAGKRFQAADESERPGLRRAEDLAAEGRIQKVLVHEVSRLARRNSIVHRFVETLEELQVSLYWHAQGIETLLPSGKRNPAAPIMLALLAEMARSEVETLSVRIKSGLEEARRKGRKLGRPKGTVLEKKVLLLKYRDVVRQLKAGQSVRNTAKITRRGASTVQRVKAVLASN, from the coding sequence ATGAGATCGTCGAAATCTGCCGGGAAACGATTTCAGGCCGCGGATGAATCCGAACGCCCCGGTTTGCGTCGTGCGGAGGACCTTGCGGCGGAGGGGCGCATTCAAAAGGTGCTTGTTCACGAAGTTTCACGCCTTGCGAGGCGGAACAGCATCGTTCACCGCTTCGTTGAGACGTTGGAAGAGCTGCAAGTCTCACTCTACTGGCACGCCCAAGGCATCGAAACCCTCCTCCCTAGCGGAAAACGGAATCCCGCCGCGCCCATCATGCTCGCTTTGCTCGCTGAAATGGCGCGGAGCGAGGTGGAGACTCTTTCAGTGCGGATCAAGTCGGGGCTGGAAGAAGCTCGGAGAAAAGGAAGGAAGCTCGGCAGGCCAAAAGGAACGGTGTTAGAAAAGAAGGTATTGCTTTTGAAGTATCGAGATGTGGTTCGCCAGTTGAAAGCAGGACAGTCCGTCCGAAATACGGCCAAGATTACGAGAAGAGGAGCGAGCACGGTCCAGCGCGTAAAAGCGGTGTTGGCTTCAAACTGA
- a CDS encoding site-specific integrase, which yields MVSTGETTRRAYVTAFRAIVADIASIPRTGFKPNQRNEKIDKVSLQKVTREAIQKWIATGTRKCTTQSDRRTIRSRFVNAKSLFHKNALEAFNRTHNITLVSPFTDITLPKTAPVRHFSKVELGQLIEMAKVDLSGSTTDFEQWQILILVISAGLRRNEVDKLRWADIDLKAQKLHIRDAEGHTLKTHCSVGSISLDARTCELIAGWKPLQAPVYVISEARHPSMKHMRCGDHFNRLCQWLRNVTVDGEKPLANVQKPLHELRKEAGSRVNELHGLHEACRFLRHTSINTTSDYYLNSDNVTVGMDALIEGEQQTPANTSGANDPDEDILFITNDGPTPKSIRFVP from the coding sequence GTGGTTTCGACTGGCGAGACAACCCGCCGCGCCTACGTCACCGCCTTCCGGGCAATCGTCGCAGATATCGCCTCCATTCCACGCACCGGATTCAAGCCGAACCAGCGGAATGAGAAGATCGACAAGGTCTCACTCCAAAAGGTCACCCGGGAGGCCATTCAGAAATGGATCGCCACGGGAACCCGGAAATGTACTACTCAATCGGACCGGCGCACCATCCGATCCCGCTTCGTGAATGCCAAGAGCCTCTTCCACAAGAACGCACTGGAAGCCTTCAACCGGACTCACAACATCACGCTCGTATCCCCTTTCACGGACATCACCCTGCCGAAAACAGCTCCCGTTCGCCACTTCTCCAAGGTGGAGTTGGGGCAACTCATTGAAATGGCGAAAGTGGATCTTTCCGGGTCCACCACCGATTTCGAGCAATGGCAGATCCTGATCCTTGTGATCAGCGCCGGCCTCCGGAGAAACGAGGTGGACAAACTCCGCTGGGCGGACATCGACCTGAAGGCGCAGAAACTCCACATCCGGGATGCGGAAGGACACACGCTCAAAACGCATTGCTCGGTTGGGAGTATTTCGCTTGATGCCCGAACCTGTGAGCTAATCGCCGGATGGAAACCTCTCCAAGCTCCTGTGTATGTGATTTCCGAGGCTCGTCACCCGTCCATGAAACACATGCGCTGCGGGGATCACTTCAACCGTCTCTGCCAGTGGCTCCGGAATGTCACCGTTGATGGGGAGAAACCTTTGGCAAACGTCCAGAAGCCCCTCCACGAACTCCGGAAGGAGGCAGGCAGCCGGGTCAACGAACTCCACGGTCTCCACGAAGCTTGCCGCTTCCTCCGCCACACCAGCATCAACACCACCTCCGACTACTATCTGAACAGTGATAACGTCACCGTGGGGATGGACGCACTGATTGAGGGCGAGCAGCAGACACCTGCCAACACAAGCGGAGCAAACGATCCCGATGAGGACATTCTATTCATCACCAACGATGGTCCTACCCCAAAATCAATCCGGTTTGTTCCTTGA
- the crtI gene encoding phytoene desaturase family protein, protein MADKKIVIVGAGPGGLTAGMILARRGFDVTIVEKQAHVGGRNAELKVGGYSFDTGPTFLHQKFTLDEAFQEAGRDSAEYLDFVALDPMTRLSWDGVSLETSPDPTRMAEGIARAFPGDEEGYRRFMADHAVKMRTIYPCLQRPYHELKAYLSTTLMKALPYVLTRKSVVDVLDDYFRDDRLKLAFTFQAKYLGMSPWRCPALFSILSYTEYKYGIYHVRGGLCRISDAMARVFAAYGGTLRLEAPVKEVRFSGARATGVTLEDGTRLDADDVILNADYAHAVTTLMNGRSRPREEMERKKFSCSTFMLYLGLDTIYPDEPHHHILFADDYLRNVEDIQGERRISDDMSIYIRNSCVNDPLVAPAGKSGLYILVPTINTRHNPDWRTQAKEYRDKVLERVERRTGMKDLRQHIVEERMITPQDWRDGLDVFMGATFNLAHTLDQMLYLRPHNLMRGYENLYLVGGGTHPGSGLPTIYESARISSNMICDSHGVAYERADFASALLA, encoded by the coding sequence ATGGCTGACAAAAAGATCGTGATCGTAGGAGCGGGACCGGGAGGACTCACGGCGGGCATGATTCTCGCGCGGAGGGGCTTTGACGTCACCATTGTCGAAAAGCAGGCTCACGTCGGGGGGCGGAATGCGGAGCTGAAGGTTGGGGGCTATTCCTTCGATACCGGCCCCACCTTCCTCCACCAGAAGTTCACGCTGGATGAGGCGTTCCAAGAGGCCGGGCGGGATTCGGCGGAGTATCTGGACTTCGTGGCGCTGGATCCGATGACCCGCCTTTCCTGGGACGGCGTGTCGCTGGAGACGTCCCCGGATCCCACGCGGATGGCGGAGGGCATCGCGCGCGCGTTTCCCGGGGATGAGGAGGGCTACCGCCGTTTCATGGCGGACCACGCGGTGAAGATGCGGACCATCTATCCCTGCCTGCAGCGTCCCTACCACGAGCTGAAGGCCTACCTGTCCACCACTCTGATGAAGGCGCTGCCCTACGTCCTGACGCGGAAGTCGGTGGTGGACGTGCTGGATGACTATTTCCGGGATGACCGGCTGAAGCTGGCCTTCACGTTCCAGGCGAAATACCTCGGCATGTCCCCTTGGCGCTGCCCGGCGCTGTTCAGCATCCTTTCCTACACGGAGTACAAGTATGGCATCTACCACGTGCGTGGCGGCCTCTGCCGGATCTCCGACGCGATGGCTCGGGTCTTCGCCGCATATGGGGGGACCCTGCGGCTGGAGGCCCCGGTGAAGGAGGTCCGCTTTTCCGGCGCACGCGCGACCGGCGTTACCCTGGAGGACGGCACCCGCCTGGATGCGGATGACGTGATCCTGAACGCGGACTACGCGCACGCGGTGACCACGCTCATGAACGGTCGTTCCCGGCCCAGGGAGGAGATGGAGCGGAAGAAATTCTCCTGCTCCACCTTCATGCTCTATCTCGGGCTGGACACCATCTATCCGGATGAGCCGCACCACCACATCCTCTTCGCGGACGACTATCTGCGAAACGTGGAGGACATCCAGGGCGAACGCCGTATTTCGGACGACATGTCGATCTACATACGGAACTCCTGCGTGAACGATCCGCTCGTCGCTCCCGCCGGGAAAAGCGGTCTCTACATCCTGGTGCCGACGATCAACACCCGCCACAACCCGGACTGGCGGACTCAGGCCAAAGAATACCGGGACAAGGTCTTGGAGCGGGTGGAACGCAGGACCGGGATGAAGGATCTGCGGCAGCACATCGTGGAGGAAAGGATGATCACCCCGCAGGATTGGAGGGACGGGCTGGATGTGTTCATGGGCGCCACCTTCAATCTGGCACACACGCTGGACCAGATGCTCTACCTGCGTCCGCACAACCTCATGCGCGGGTATGAGAACCTGTATCTCGTCGGCGGCGGCACACACCCCGGCAGCGGCCTGCCCACCATCTACGAGAGTGCCCGTATTTCCTCCAACATGATCTGCGACAGCCACGGCGTGGCCTATGAGCGGGCGGACTTCGCATCTGCCCTGCTGGCCTGA
- a CDS encoding glycosyltransferase, with amino-acid sequence MGQQAHITLIVVLGVSWFLCWRLAFRLLPPEMAAQPPPADTVSIIIPARNEAANLPGLLDSLAAQEIQPLEVIVVDDDSSDDTSAIAAGKGATVIHPGPPPPGWRGKTWPCRKGAEAARGKLLLFLDADTRLIPGHGLSRMLDRYPGGAWSLIPWHDAGGGGEALSAFFNLMMALGTIPRGLAGPCLIIPRAEYEAFGGHRAVKDRILENVHLAGVLLARGVPTASAAGKGILGFRMYPGGIRELIPGWSKGFAGGAATTPPGTLLLIIMWMSSLWGAAGTLFLSPVFAFIYLLYVVQLGWMLRRVGHFPIWVPLFYPVSLAFYLVVFIRSLGPAGRQVTWKGRKVVADVD; translated from the coding sequence ATGGGACAACAAGCGCACATCACCCTGATCGTCGTTCTGGGCGTGTCCTGGTTCCTTTGCTGGCGTCTCGCATTCCGGTTGCTGCCACCGGAGATGGCGGCACAGCCGCCACCGGCGGACACCGTCTCCATCATCATCCCCGCACGGAACGAGGCGGCCAACCTGCCCGGCCTGCTGGATTCCCTGGCAGCCCAGGAAATACAGCCGCTGGAGGTCATCGTCGTCGATGACGATTCGAGTGATGACACCTCCGCCATCGCCGCCGGGAAAGGAGCGACCGTCATCCATCCCGGTCCGCCGCCTCCCGGTTGGAGGGGAAAAACGTGGCCATGCCGGAAGGGCGCGGAAGCCGCACGGGGAAAGCTCCTGCTGTTCCTCGATGCCGATACGCGTCTGATTCCCGGGCACGGGCTGTCCCGCATGCTGGACCGCTATCCCGGCGGAGCCTGGTCCCTCATTCCCTGGCACGACGCCGGGGGAGGCGGTGAGGCACTCTCCGCGTTCTTCAATTTGATGATGGCTCTGGGAACCATCCCGCGGGGATTGGCCGGTCCATGCCTCATCATCCCGCGGGCGGAGTATGAGGCCTTCGGCGGGCATCGAGCCGTGAAGGACCGGATCCTGGAGAACGTCCATCTGGCCGGTGTGCTGCTGGCGCGCGGAGTCCCCACGGCCTCCGCCGCGGGAAAGGGCATCCTTGGTTTCCGGATGTATCCGGGAGGCATCAGGGAGCTCATCCCGGGATGGAGCAAGGGATTCGCAGGCGGGGCGGCCACCACGCCGCCCGGGACGCTGCTGCTCATCATTATGTGGATGAGCTCGCTGTGGGGGGCTGCCGGGACACTGTTCCTGTCGCCGGTCTTCGCGTTCATCTATCTGCTCTACGTGGTGCAGTTGGGCTGGATGCTGCGACGCGTGGGCCATTTCCCCATCTGGGTCCCGTTGTTCTATCCGGTGTCGCTCGCCTTTTATCTCGTGGTCTTCATCCGCTCGCTGGGACCCGCCGGAAGACAGGTGACGTGGAAGGGCAGAAAGGTGGTGGCGGATGTGGATTGA
- the crtI gene encoding phytoene desaturase family protein, translated as MTPPSATSLGSRGKRVLVLGAGLGGISAAISLAQEGYDVTIIEKNPRIGGKLNVLETDGFTFDLGPSILTLPHLFERLFERSGKKMADYIPIRELLPHWRNFFEDGAVIDLHPDPGVMADEAVKAGEDPQAVRDFLEYSYGLYDLVNDGYFEQGLDTAKDFRAHYGLKNFTKFDLFRTMHGGVKRFLKTDHMRDIFDYFIKYVGSSAHRAPAFMNCLPAIQFRYGLWYVDGGLYGIARGLGRLMEELGVKVLLDTKVEEITRSGGMVNGARTTDGTIHPADIILSNVEFIPTHRQLLGTDEAAVRKLEKKYVPACSGLVMELGLDRTYPQLAHHNFFFSGDQRAHFRSVFVKGELPEDPTIYLVAASRTDASVAPPGCEALKILPHIPPLDENLPLTPTDYDAFRTRVLEKLERMGLEDLRKHIVVQHTWTPQDLLEQYNSNRGSIYGVAADRFRNLAFKAPQQSTDYPNLFFAGGSANPGGGMPMVVLGGQNACRKIVAWDNKRTSP; from the coding sequence ATGACCCCACCATCCGCAACATCCCTTGGCTCCCGCGGCAAGCGGGTATTGGTTCTAGGCGCCGGTCTGGGAGGTATCTCCGCCGCCATCTCCCTCGCCCAGGAGGGCTACGATGTGACCATCATCGAAAAGAACCCCCGCATCGGCGGAAAGCTCAACGTGCTGGAGACGGATGGCTTCACCTTCGATCTCGGTCCCTCCATCCTCACGCTGCCGCATCTGTTCGAGCGGCTGTTCGAGCGGTCCGGAAAAAAAATGGCGGACTACATCCCCATCAGGGAGTTGCTGCCGCACTGGCGGAACTTCTTTGAAGACGGGGCGGTGATCGACCTGCATCCAGATCCCGGGGTGATGGCGGATGAAGCGGTGAAAGCGGGCGAAGATCCGCAGGCAGTGCGCGATTTCCTGGAGTATTCCTATGGGCTGTATGACTTGGTCAACGACGGCTACTTCGAGCAGGGACTGGATACGGCGAAGGACTTCCGTGCCCACTATGGACTGAAGAATTTCACGAAGTTCGATCTCTTCCGCACCATGCATGGCGGGGTGAAGCGGTTCCTCAAGACGGACCACATGCGGGACATCTTCGACTACTTCATCAAATACGTGGGATCGTCCGCCCACCGGGCACCCGCCTTCATGAACTGCCTGCCCGCCATCCAGTTCCGCTACGGACTCTGGTATGTTGATGGCGGGCTGTACGGCATCGCCCGCGGTTTGGGCCGCCTGATGGAGGAGCTGGGGGTGAAGGTGCTGCTGGACACAAAGGTGGAGGAGATCACGCGCAGCGGAGGGATGGTGAACGGTGCCCGCACGACGGACGGCACCATCCACCCGGCGGACATCATCCTTTCCAACGTGGAGTTCATACCCACGCACCGCCAGCTCCTGGGCACGGACGAGGCGGCGGTGCGGAAGCTGGAGAAGAAATATGTGCCCGCCTGTTCCGGCCTGGTGATGGAGCTGGGACTGGACCGCACCTACCCTCAACTGGCCCACCATAACTTTTTCTTCTCAGGCGACCAGCGGGCGCATTTCCGCAGCGTCTTCGTCAAGGGCGAACTGCCGGAGGATCCCACCATCTATCTGGTGGCGGCGTCCCGCACGGATGCCTCAGTCGCGCCGCCGGGGTGCGAGGCGCTGAAGATCCTGCCCCACATCCCGCCGCTGGATGAGAACCTTCCGCTGACCCCGACTGACTACGATGCCTTCCGTACCCGGGTACTGGAGAAGCTTGAGCGGATGGGACTGGAGGATCTTCGGAAACACATCGTGGTCCAGCATACGTGGACACCGCAGGACCTGCTGGAGCAGTACAACTCCAACCGAGGCTCCATCTACGGGGTGGCTGCGGACCGTTTCAGGAACCTGGCGTTCAAGGCACCCCAGCAGAGCACGGACTACCCGAACCTTTTCTTCGCGGGAGGCTCCGCCAACCCCGGAGGCGGGATGCCGATGGTGGTGCTGGGCGGCCAGAACGCGTGTCGGAAAATCGTCGCATGGGACAACAAGCGCACATCACCCTGA
- a CDS encoding aldehyde dehydrogenase family protein, which produces MFHHPAEDGGMKDEQARRQALQAMLRALADAEGELLDALHHDLGKSPSEAYVSELEGVRSECRHALAHLHRWMKPERRKLPPMAWPGRAVLHREPCGSVLVISPWNYPVFLSLTPVACALAAGCSVVLKPSERAPRVAEVLDRMMAGAFPSGLVSVIVGDGGTAKELLKKRFDHFFFTGSRGTGLEVAAAAARHGVPATLELGGKCPVMMFSGGGAGGTKLRDRLDTAARRIAWGKYLNAGQTCVAPDHVLVERDLYEPLLDALKRAFDSFGRDGYGKMVDRRHFDRVRAYLGQGTIFHGGVVDEATLSISPTILTDVADDAGVMKEEIFGPVLPVIPCDDLEDGLRRARANPDPLAVYPFTEDAGVVERIRAELRSGAVCVNDVVVHVAGVDLPFGGTGNSGMGRYRGRAGFDAFSRERIVLNRGLRWDLPFRYPPLPDLKNLKRALKIFGA; this is translated from the coding sequence ATGTTTCATCACCCGGCGGAGGATGGCGGGATGAAAGACGAGCAGGCCCGGCGGCAGGCATTGCAGGCCATGCTCCGTGCCCTGGCGGATGCGGAAGGGGAGTTGCTTGACGCCTTGCATCATGACCTGGGCAAGTCGCCTTCCGAAGCCTACGTGTCGGAACTGGAGGGAGTGCGCTCGGAGTGCCGCCACGCGCTGGCCCATCTCCACCGGTGGATGAAGCCGGAGCGGAGAAAGCTGCCGCCGATGGCGTGGCCGGGACGGGCGGTGCTGCATCGCGAGCCATGTGGTTCCGTTCTGGTGATCTCACCGTGGAACTATCCGGTCTTCCTTTCGCTCACGCCCGTTGCCTGCGCGCTGGCGGCGGGATGCTCCGTGGTGCTGAAGCCATCGGAACGTGCGCCGCGGGTCGCGGAGGTGCTTGATCGGATGATGGCAGGGGCGTTCCCATCCGGTCTGGTTTCCGTGATCGTAGGGGACGGCGGCACGGCGAAGGAGCTGCTGAAAAAGCGCTTCGATCATTTCTTCTTCACCGGCTCGCGCGGGACAGGCCTGGAGGTAGCGGCGGCGGCCGCCCGTCATGGGGTGCCTGCAACCCTGGAGCTGGGCGGGAAATGTCCGGTCATGATGTTCAGCGGCGGTGGAGCCGGCGGCACGAAACTCCGGGACCGGCTGGACACCGCCGCGCGGAGGATCGCCTGGGGGAAGTATCTCAACGCCGGGCAGACCTGCGTCGCGCCGGACCACGTGCTGGTGGAAAGGGACCTTTATGAGCCGCTGCTGGATGCCCTGAAAAGGGCGTTCGATTCCTTTGGCCGGGATGGCTATGGCAAGATGGTGGATCGCAGGCACTTCGACCGCGTGCGGGCCTATCTGGGACAGGGAACCATTTTCCATGGCGGGGTGGTCGATGAAGCCACGCTTTCGATTTCACCCACCATCCTCACCGACGTGGCGGATGACGCCGGTGTGATGAAGGAGGAGATCTTCGGCCCCGTGCTGCCGGTCATCCCCTGCGATGACCTGGAGGATGGCCTGCGGCGTGCGCGTGCGAACCCGGACCCACTCGCGGTCTATCCGTTCACGGAGGATGCCGGGGTGGTGGAGCGTATCCGGGCGGAACTGCGTTCCGGCGCGGTCTGTGTGAACGACGTGGTGGTGCATGTGGCGGGTGTCGATCTGCCTTTCGGGGGCACGGGGAACAGTGGCATGGGCCGCTACCGGGGGAGGGCTGGCTTCGATGCCTTCTCGCGTGAGAGGATCGTCCTCAACCGCGGCTTGCGGTGGGACCTGCCATTCCGCTACCCGCCTCTTCCGGATCTGAAGAATCTGAAACGGGCGCTGAAGATTTTCGGAGCCTAG
- a CDS encoding glycoside hydrolase family 71/99-like protein, translating into MGVLLLGGAKAEVARTWDEAIARVTPIAGQKSGRSELTGLVVAGYQGWFAAEGDGSGLGWKHYGGKNLGPGNCSFDLWPDMSEMGDDERYPTAFRHEDGKVATLFSSYHPRTVDRHFKWMADYGIDGVMLQRFGVTLKSPQSYDFGTTVMRNVRNGASTHGRKWSVMYDLSGMKGEDVVPVIREDWNRLVEKGRILDDTGYLHHRGKPLVTIWGVGFNDNRAYGLEECARLVDFLKGEGNAVMLGVPYFWRDLGRDAIADPALLELLKKADIISPWAVGRYRGADAVAKSLPGRLAGDLAWTEENQLSYIPVIFPGFSWRNLEKGRGRDAPLNAIPREDGRFLWQQAVEAKKAGAGMIYVAMFDEVDESTAILKASNNPPVGDSGFVTYGEHPPDHYLWLTGEIGKMLRGPAATEYRMPER; encoded by the coding sequence ATGGGTGTTCTGCTTTTGGGGGGAGCCAAGGCTGAGGTTGCGCGGACATGGGATGAAGCCATCGCCCGTGTCACGCCGATCGCCGGGCAGAAGTCCGGAAGGTCTGAACTGACGGGGCTGGTGGTGGCGGGATACCAAGGTTGGTTCGCAGCGGAGGGGGATGGCTCGGGTCTTGGCTGGAAGCATTATGGTGGAAAGAACCTGGGGCCGGGGAACTGCAGCTTCGATCTCTGGCCTGACATGAGCGAGATGGGGGATGATGAACGCTATCCCACCGCTTTCCGTCATGAGGATGGGAAGGTGGCCACGCTGTTCAGCAGCTATCATCCGCGGACGGTTGACCGGCATTTCAAATGGATGGCGGACTACGGGATCGATGGTGTGATGCTCCAACGGTTCGGAGTGACCCTGAAGTCACCACAGTCCTACGATTTCGGCACCACCGTGATGCGGAACGTCCGTAACGGTGCTTCCACCCACGGCCGGAAATGGTCGGTGATGTACGACTTGTCCGGGATGAAGGGGGAGGATGTGGTGCCGGTGATCCGCGAGGACTGGAACCGATTGGTGGAGAAGGGGAGGATCCTGGATGATACGGGGTACCTTCACCACCGTGGGAAGCCTCTGGTCACCATCTGGGGTGTCGGCTTCAATGACAACCGGGCCTATGGGCTGGAGGAGTGCGCCCGGTTGGTGGATTTCCTGAAAGGGGAGGGGAATGCAGTCATGCTGGGTGTGCCGTATTTCTGGCGGGATCTCGGACGCGATGCCATTGCGGATCCGGCGCTGCTGGAACTGCTGAAAAAGGCGGACATCATCAGTCCGTGGGCCGTGGGCCGATACCGGGGGGCGGATGCGGTGGCGAAATCCCTGCCGGGGCGCTTGGCGGGGGATCTGGCGTGGACTGAGGAAAATCAGCTTTCCTACATCCCGGTGATCTTTCCCGGCTTCAGTTGGCGGAACCTGGAGAAGGGCAGGGGGCGTGACGCGCCTCTGAATGCGATCCCCCGGGAAGACGGGCGCTTTCTCTGGCAGCAGGCGGTGGAGGCGAAGAAAGCGGGTGCCGGGATGATCTATGTCGCGATGTTTGATGAAGTGGACGAGAGCACCGCGATCCTGAAGGCGTCCAACAACCCTCCGGTGGGTGACAGCGGATTCGTGACCTATGGAGAACACCCACCCGACCACTATCTGTGGCTGACGGGTGAGATCGGGAAGATGCTCCGCGGTCCGGCAGCAACGGAATACCGGATGCCGGAGCGCTGA